A region of Sparus aurata chromosome 8, fSpaAur1.1, whole genome shotgun sequence DNA encodes the following proteins:
- the mon2 gene encoding protein MON2 homolog isoform X4 — translation MSTSSPEAVKKLLENMQTDLRSLSMECKKKFPPVKEAAESGIVKIKTIAARNTDILAALKENSSEVVQPFLMGCGTKEPKITQLCLAAIQRLMSHEVVSEAAAGNIINMLWQLMENGLEELKLLQTVLVLLTTNTVVHDEVLSKAIVLCFRLHFTKDNITNNTAAATVRQVVTVVFERMVAEDERFKGIVEQQPPVQGNTNRRSVSTLRPSAKDAYMLFQDLCQLVNADAPYWLVGMTEMTRTFGLELLESVLNDFPGVFLQHQEFSFLLKERVCPLVIKLFSPNIKFRQGSSSAASPAPVEKPYFPICMRLLRVVSVLIKHFYSLLVTECEIFLSLLVKFLDGEKPQWLRAVAVESVHRLCVQPHLLRSFCQSYDMKQHSTKVFRDIVNALGSFIQSLFIVPNASTTAVSAPAGGSGSGTQGTAQGGPGTGGVSGNLTTQAAFEYRGTWIPLMTVSVQGSAKATYLEMLDKVEPPSIPEGYAMSVAFSALLDLVRGITSMIERELATEEEAAAEFREAHPDQEWQPQPGAHLVWEEMVSACWCGLLAALSLLLDASTDETATENILKAELTMASLCGRLGLVTPRDAFITAICKASLPPHYALTVLSSNSASLSSKAYSIQGQSVQIISPSSESHQQVVAVGQPLTAQPQGTVVLTAKNIQCMRTLLNLAHCHGAVLGTSWQLVLATLQHLVWILGLKPGVGGALKPGRAVEGPSTVLTTAVMTDLPVISNILSRLFESSQYLDDVSLHHLINALCSLSLEAMEMAYGNNKEPSLFAVAKLLETGLVNMDRIEILWRPLTGHLLEVCQHPNSRMREWGAEALTALIKAGLAYKHDPPLAKNQRLQLLLLNPLKELSNVLHADIRQKQLESVLQILQSQGDSLGPGWPLVLGVIGAIRNDQGESLIRTAFQCLQLVVTDFLPTMPCTCLQIVVDVAGSFGLQNQELNISLTSIGLLWNISDYFFQRGEAITQELEREEEALQKQAQEKGETLNRPFHPAPPFDCLWLCLYAKLGELCVDPRPAVRKSAGQTLFSTIAAHGTLLQQPTWHIVIWKVLFHLLDCVRKSSTTADKEKIESGGGNILIHHSRDTAEKQWAETWVLTLAGVARIFNTRRYLLQQLGDFFEAWEVLLNHIQSAALSKNNEVSLAALKSFQEILQIVTPVKDSDKAGDAFAAMGVPPVLIDPLSASGPGRPLVRSDSLVERLTRYNGAELQAPPPGEESALEDSALWWSAWNTWYRTGTDSTRPPSGPTEKLSFIPSQPFLTALIQIFPALYQHIKANFSMEDLKKLGVILHGAVSVPISSDASPFILPSYTEAVLTSLQEAVLTSLDVLQKAICVGPENLQVMYPAIFEQLLLFVEFSCKPPQYGRMETKHVANAKYNQAEWVALNYVPFAERSLEVVVDLYHKTACHKAVINEQVLQNIIKTLRMPLGLKYACPSESTWKLAVSSLLKVLSIGLPVARQHASSGKFDTMWPELANAFEDFLFTKSTPPDNLSIQEFQKNEAIDVEVVQLISTEILPFANFIPKDFVGQIMAMLNRGSIHSQSPSFTEAEIDVRMREEFSKVCFETLLQFSFSNKVSTPQEGYISRMALSVLLKRSQDVLRRYVEDERLSGRCPLPRQQVTEIIFVLKAISTLMDSLKKTQPENVDGNTWAQVIALYPTLVECITCSSSEVSSALKEALGPFKDFMQPPVSRVQNGES, via the exons GCAGCTGCGGGGAACATCATCAACATGTTGTGGCAACTGATGGAGAATGGTTTGGAGGAGCTGAAACTTTTACAGACAGTCCTGGTCCTGCTTACCACCAACACAGTTGTACACGATGAAGTACTTTCCAAG gccattgtgttgtgtttccgTCTGCACTTCACCAAGGACAACATCaccaacaacacagcagctgccACCGTCAGACAGGTCGTCACTGTGGTCTTTGAGAGGATGGTGGCTGAGGACGAGCGTTTCAAAG GCATTGTAGAGCAGCAGCCTCCAGTCCAAGGAAACACCAACAGGCGGTCTGTCAGTACTCTGAGGCCAAGTGCAAAAGATGCGTACATGCTGTTCCAG GACTTGTGTCAGCTGGTGAATGCTGATGCCCCCTACTGGCTGGTAGGGATGACAGAGATGACCCGGACGTTTggcctggagctgctggagtcTGTTCTTAATGATTTTCCAGGGGTGTTCCTACAG CACCAGGAATTCAGTTTCCTGCTTAAGGAGCGAGTGTGTCCCCTCGTAATCAAGCTCTTCTCCCCCAACATCAAGTTCCGGCAGGGCAGCAGCAGCGCTGCCTCACCAGCGCCTGTAGAGAAACCTTACTTTCCCATCTGTATGAGGCTGCTGCGGGTTGTCTCAGTCCTCATCAAGCACTTCTACAGCTTATTG GTGACTGAGTGTGAGATCTTCTTGTCTCTGCTGGTGAAGTTTCTGGATGGCGAGAAGCCACAGTGGCTGAGAGCTGTGGCCGTGGAATCAGTCCATAGGCTTTGTGTGCAGCCACATTTATTACG GTCATTCTGCCAGTCGTATGACATGAAACAACACTCCACTAAGGTCTTCAGAGACATCGTCAACGCCCTTGGCTCCTTCATCCAGTCCCTCTTCATTGTCCCCAATGCTAGCACTACTGCTGTTAGTGCACCTGCTG GAGGGTCAGGTTCAGGGACGCAGGGCACAGCACAGGGAGGCCCAGGGACAGGAGGGGTCAGCGGCAACCTAACCACCCAGGCTGCATTTGAATACCGTGGTACCTGGATCCCTCTTATGACTGTTAGTGTCCAGGGCAGTGCCAAGGCCACATA TTTAGAGATGCTGGACAAGGTGGAGCCCCCATCCATCCCTGAGGGCTATGCCATGTCCGTGGCCTTCAGTGCCCTACTGGACCTGGTGCGGGGAATCACCTCCATGATCGAAAGAGAATtggccacagaggaggaggcagctgctGAGTTCAGGGAGGCTCATCCTGATCAAGAGTGGCAGCCACAACCTG GAGCCCACCTGGTGTGGGAGGAGATGGTCAGTGCCTGCTGGTGTGGTCTATTGgctgctctgtctctgctaCTAGACGCGAG CACCGATGAGACGGCCACAGAGAACATCCTGAAGGCAGAGCTCACTATGGCCTCGCTGTGTGGTCGTCTGGGCCTGGTGACGCCTCGTGATGCCTTCATCACAGCAATCTGCAAGGCATCTTTGCCACCGCACTATGCCCTGACTGTGCTGAGCAGCAATTCTGCCAGCCTCTCAAGCAAAG CCTATTCAATCCAGGGCCAGAGTGTGCAGATTATCAGTCCCTCCAGTGAATCTCATCAGCAGGTGGTGGCTGTGGGGCAGCCGCTCACTGCCCAGCCCCAGGGCACTGTGGTG CTGACTGCCAAGAACATCCAGTGTATGCGAACCTTGTTGAACCTGGCCCACTGCCATGGGGCCGTGCTGGGCACCTCCTGGCAGCTAGTGCTGGCCACACTGCAG CACTTAGTGTGGATCCTGGGGCTGAAGCCGGGGGTGGGCGGTGCCCTGAAGCCTGGCAGAGCTGTGGAGGGACCCAGTACA GTGCTAACCACAGCCGTGATGACAGACCTGCCCGTCATCTCCAACATCCTGTCCAGGCTATTCGAGAGCTCACA GTACCTGGATGATGTGTCGCTGCATCACCTGATCAATGCgctctgttctctctccctgGAGGCCATGGAAATGGCTTATGGAAACAACAAG GAGCCGTCTCTCTTTGCTGTAGCCAAGCTGCTGGAGACAGGCCTTGTCAACATGGACCGTATAGAAATCCTGTGGAGACCTTTAACCGGACACTTATTAGAG GTCTGCCAGCACCCTAATTCCAGGATGAGAGAGTGGGGGGCCGAGGCGTTGACGGCGCTCATCAAGGCTGGCCTGGCCTACAAACATGACCCTCCACTGGCTAAGAATCAG CGGCTGCAGCTTCTGTTGCTGAACCCTCTGAAGGAGTTGTCCAACGTGCTGCATGCAGACATCCgacagaaacagctggagaGTGTCCTGCAGATCCTACAGAGTCAGGGAGACAGCCTGGGGCCCGGGTGGCCCCTCGTCTTGGGTGTCATAGGAGCCATTCGCAATGATCAAGG CGAGTCATTGATCCGAACAGCCTTTCAGTGCCTGCAGTTGGTGGTGACAGACTTCCTGCCCACCATGCCTTGCACGTGCCTCCAGATCGTAGTGGATGTAGCCGGCAGCTTTGGCCTGCAGAACCAGGAGCTTAACATCAGCCTCACCTCCATTGGCCTACTG TGGAACATTTCAGACTACTTCTTCCAAAGGGGTGAAGCCATCACACAGGAACTGGAGCGGGAAGAAGAAGCTCTGCAAAAGCAGGCCCAAGAGAAAGGAGAGACACTGAACAGACCATTCCACCCGGCCCCTCCCTTTGATTGCTTGTGGTTGTGCCTTTACGCCAAGCTGGGTGAGCTGTGTGTCGACCCACGGCCCGCTGTGCGTAAAAGCGCTGGGCAGACGTTGTTCTCCACCATCGCTGCCCACGGAACCCTGCTGCAGCAGCCCACATGGCATATTGTGATCTGGAAG GTCCTGTTCCACCTGCTAGACTGCGTGAGGAAGTCCTCCACCACAGCGGACAAGGAGAAGATTGAGTCTGGTGGCGGGAACATCCTCATCCACCACTCGCGCGACACAGCTGAAAAACAGTGGGCAGAGACGTGGGTGCTGACACTAGCCGGGGTGGCACGCATTTTCAACACGAGGCGGTATCTCCTCCAGCAGTTAG GTGATTTCTTCGAGGCCTGGGAGGTGCTGCTGAACCACATTCAGTCAGCTGCTCTCAGCAAAAACAACGAGGTCTCATTGGCTGCCCTCAAGAGCTTTCAAGAGATCCTCCAGATAGTAACACCTGTGAAAGACTCGGACAAAGCAGGTGATGCGTTTGCTGCTATGGGCGTCCCCCCGGTGCTCATTGACCCCCTCTCAGCATCTGGTCCTGGCAGACCCCTGGTGCGTTCAGATTCGCTAGTCGAGAGGCTCACGCGATACAACGGTGCTGAGCTGCAAGCCCCTCCCCCAGGGGAGGAGTCTGCCTTAGAAGATTCGGCTCTGTGGTGGTCGGCGTGGAACACATGGTATCGAACTGGAACAGACAGCACAAGGCCGCCTAGTGGGCCAACAGAGAAGCTCTCCTTCATCCCCAGCCAGCCTTTCCTCACAGCGTTGATCCAGATTTTCCCAGCACTCTACCAGCACATAAAAGCTAACTTCAGTATGGAAGATCTGAAGAAGCTGGGGGTCATCCTCCATGGGGCTGTGTCCGTGCCTATAAGCAGCGATGCCTCCCCCTTCATCCTTCCCTCCTACACTGAGGCGGTGCTCACCAGCCTACAGGAAGCTGTGCTCACCTCTCTGGATGTTTTGCAGAAG GCCATCTGTGTGGGCCCGGAGAACCTGCAGGTCATGTACCCGGCCATCTTTGAACAGCTGCTACTCTTCGTGGAGTTCTCCTGCAAGCCTCCTCAGTACGGCAGAATGGAAACCAAACACGTGGCAAATGCCAAATACAACCAG GCGGAATGGGTTGCCTTAAACTATGTGCCCTTTGCTGAGCGCTCcttggaggtggtggtggaccTGTACCATAAAACAGCGTGCCACAAAGCTGTCATCAATGAGCAAGTCCTGCAGAACATTATCAAG ACTTTAAGAATGCCCTTGGGTTTGAAGTATGCCTGTCCATCAGAGAGCACCTGGAAGCTTGCAGTTTCATCTCTGCTCAAGGTGCTGTCTATAGGACTGCCGGTGGCACGTCAGCATGCTTCATCTGGGAAGTTTGACACTATGTGGCCTGAGCTGGCCAATGCCTTTGAAGACTTTCTTTTTACCAAAAG CACACCTCCAGATAACCTGTCCATCCAGGAATTTCAGAAAAATGAAGCCATTGATGTAGAG GTGGTCCAGCTGATCAGCACAGAGATTTTACCATTTGCCAATTTCATCCCCAAAGACTTTGTTGGCCAGATTATGGCTATGCTCAATAGAGGCTCCATTCACTCACAGTCTCCTTCGTTCACAG AGGCAGAGATCGATGTGCGGATGAGAGAAGAGTTTTCTAAGGTGTGTTTTGAGACGTTGCTGCAGTTTTCCTTTAGCAACAAGGTGTCCACCCCGCAGGAGGGCTACATCTCTCGCATGGCGCTCTCCGTGCTCCTCAAGAGGTCCCAGGATGTTCTCCGACGCTACGTAGAGGATGAGAGGTTGAGTGGACGCTGCCCTCTTCCCAG GCAACAAGTGACAGAGATTATCTTTGTCCTGAAAGCGATCAGCACTTTGATGGACTCACTTAAAAAGACACAGCCAGAAAATG TGGATGGCAACACATGGGCTCAAGTGATTGCCTTGTACCCCACACTGGTAGAGTGCATTACCTGCTCTTCATCGGAGGTGAGCTCAGCCCTGAAGGAGGCCCTGGGGCCCTTTAAAGACTTTATGCAGCCACCTGTCTCCAGAGTCCAGAATGGAGAATCCTGA
- the mon2 gene encoding protein MON2 homolog isoform X3 gives MSTSSPEAVKKLLENMQTDLRSLSMECKKKFPPVKEAAESGIVKIKTIAARNTDILAALKENSSEVVQPFLMGCGTKEPKITQLCLAAIQRLMSHEVVSEAAAGNIINMLWQLMENGLEELKLLQTVLVLLTTNTVVHDEVLSKAIVLCFRLHFTKDNITNNTAAATVRQVVTVVFERMVAEDERFKGIVEQQPPVQGNTNRRSVSTLRPSAKDAYMLFQDLCQLVNADAPYWLVGMTEMTRTFGLELLESVLNDFPGVFLQHQEFSFLLKERVCPLVIKLFSPNIKFRQGSSSAASPAPVEKPYFPICMRLLRVVSVLIKHFYSLLVTECEIFLSLLVKFLDGEKPQWLRAVAVESVHRLCVQPHLLRSFCQSYDMKQHSTKVFRDIVNALGSFIQSLFIVPNASTTAVSAPAGGSGSGTQGTAQGGPGTGGVSGNLTTQAAFEYRGTWIPLMTVSVQGSAKATYLEMLDKVEPPSIPEGYAMSVAFSALLDLVRGITSMIERELATEEEAAAEFREAHPDQEWQPQPGAHLVWEEMVSACWCGLLAALSLLLDASTDETATENILKAELTMASLCGRLGLVTPRDAFITAICKASLPPHYALTVLSSNSASLSSKAYSIQGQSVQIISPSSESHQQVVAVGQPLTAQPQGTVVLTAKNIQCMRTLLNLAHCHGAVLGTSWQLVLATLQHLVWILGLKPGVGGALKPGRAVEGPSTVLTTAVMTDLPVISNILSRLFESSQYLDDVSLHHLINALCSLSLEAMEMAYGNNKEPSLFAVAKLLETGLVNMDRIEILWRPLTGHLLEKVCQHPNSRMREWGAEALTALIKAGLAYKHDPPLAKNQRLQLLLLNPLKELSNVLHADIRQKQLESVLQILQSQGDSLGPGWPLVLGVIGAIRNDQGESLIRTAFQCLQLVVTDFLPTMPCTCLQIVVDVAGSFGLQNQELNISLTSIGLLWNISDYFFQRGEAITQELEREEEALQKQAQEKGETLNRPFHPAPPFDCLWLCLYAKLGELCVDPRPAVRKSAGQTLFSTIAAHGTLLQQPTWHIVIWKVLFHLLDCVRKSSTTADKEKIESGGGNILIHHSRDTAEKQWAETWVLTLAGVARIFNTRRYLLQQLGDFFEAWEVLLNHIQSAALSKNNEVSLAALKSFQEILQIVTPVKDSDKAGDAFAAMGVPPVLIDPLSASGPGRPLVRSDSLVERLTRYNGAELQAPPPGEESALEDSALWWSAWNTWYRTGTDSTRPPSGPTEKLSFIPSQPFLTALIQIFPALYQHIKANFSMEDLKKLGVILHGAVSVPISSDASPFILPSYTEAVLTSLQEAVLTSLDVLQKAICVGPENLQVMYPAIFEQLLLFVEFSCKPPQYGRMETKHVANAKYNQAEWVALNYVPFAERSLEVVVDLYHKTACHKAVINEQVLQNIIKTLRMPLGLKYACPSESTWKLAVSSLLKVLSIGLPVARQHASSGKFDTMWPELANAFEDFLFTKSTPPDNLSIQEFQKNEAIDVEVVQLISTEILPFANFIPKDFVGQIMAMLNRGSIHSQSPSFTEAEIDVRMREEFSKVCFETLLQFSFSNKVSTPQEGYISRMALSVLLKRSQDVLRRYVEDERLSGRCPLPRQQVTEIIFVLKAISTLMDSLKKTQPENVDGNTWAQVIALYPTLVECITCSSSEVSSALKEALGPFKDFMQPPVSRVQNGES, from the exons GCAGCTGCGGGGAACATCATCAACATGTTGTGGCAACTGATGGAGAATGGTTTGGAGGAGCTGAAACTTTTACAGACAGTCCTGGTCCTGCTTACCACCAACACAGTTGTACACGATGAAGTACTTTCCAAG gccattgtgttgtgtttccgTCTGCACTTCACCAAGGACAACATCaccaacaacacagcagctgccACCGTCAGACAGGTCGTCACTGTGGTCTTTGAGAGGATGGTGGCTGAGGACGAGCGTTTCAAAG GCATTGTAGAGCAGCAGCCTCCAGTCCAAGGAAACACCAACAGGCGGTCTGTCAGTACTCTGAGGCCAAGTGCAAAAGATGCGTACATGCTGTTCCAG GACTTGTGTCAGCTGGTGAATGCTGATGCCCCCTACTGGCTGGTAGGGATGACAGAGATGACCCGGACGTTTggcctggagctgctggagtcTGTTCTTAATGATTTTCCAGGGGTGTTCCTACAG CACCAGGAATTCAGTTTCCTGCTTAAGGAGCGAGTGTGTCCCCTCGTAATCAAGCTCTTCTCCCCCAACATCAAGTTCCGGCAGGGCAGCAGCAGCGCTGCCTCACCAGCGCCTGTAGAGAAACCTTACTTTCCCATCTGTATGAGGCTGCTGCGGGTTGTCTCAGTCCTCATCAAGCACTTCTACAGCTTATTG GTGACTGAGTGTGAGATCTTCTTGTCTCTGCTGGTGAAGTTTCTGGATGGCGAGAAGCCACAGTGGCTGAGAGCTGTGGCCGTGGAATCAGTCCATAGGCTTTGTGTGCAGCCACATTTATTACG GTCATTCTGCCAGTCGTATGACATGAAACAACACTCCACTAAGGTCTTCAGAGACATCGTCAACGCCCTTGGCTCCTTCATCCAGTCCCTCTTCATTGTCCCCAATGCTAGCACTACTGCTGTTAGTGCACCTGCTG GAGGGTCAGGTTCAGGGACGCAGGGCACAGCACAGGGAGGCCCAGGGACAGGAGGGGTCAGCGGCAACCTAACCACCCAGGCTGCATTTGAATACCGTGGTACCTGGATCCCTCTTATGACTGTTAGTGTCCAGGGCAGTGCCAAGGCCACATA TTTAGAGATGCTGGACAAGGTGGAGCCCCCATCCATCCCTGAGGGCTATGCCATGTCCGTGGCCTTCAGTGCCCTACTGGACCTGGTGCGGGGAATCACCTCCATGATCGAAAGAGAATtggccacagaggaggaggcagctgctGAGTTCAGGGAGGCTCATCCTGATCAAGAGTGGCAGCCACAACCTG GAGCCCACCTGGTGTGGGAGGAGATGGTCAGTGCCTGCTGGTGTGGTCTATTGgctgctctgtctctgctaCTAGACGCGAG CACCGATGAGACGGCCACAGAGAACATCCTGAAGGCAGAGCTCACTATGGCCTCGCTGTGTGGTCGTCTGGGCCTGGTGACGCCTCGTGATGCCTTCATCACAGCAATCTGCAAGGCATCTTTGCCACCGCACTATGCCCTGACTGTGCTGAGCAGCAATTCTGCCAGCCTCTCAAGCAAAG CCTATTCAATCCAGGGCCAGAGTGTGCAGATTATCAGTCCCTCCAGTGAATCTCATCAGCAGGTGGTGGCTGTGGGGCAGCCGCTCACTGCCCAGCCCCAGGGCACTGTGGTG CTGACTGCCAAGAACATCCAGTGTATGCGAACCTTGTTGAACCTGGCCCACTGCCATGGGGCCGTGCTGGGCACCTCCTGGCAGCTAGTGCTGGCCACACTGCAG CACTTAGTGTGGATCCTGGGGCTGAAGCCGGGGGTGGGCGGTGCCCTGAAGCCTGGCAGAGCTGTGGAGGGACCCAGTACA GTGCTAACCACAGCCGTGATGACAGACCTGCCCGTCATCTCCAACATCCTGTCCAGGCTATTCGAGAGCTCACA GTACCTGGATGATGTGTCGCTGCATCACCTGATCAATGCgctctgttctctctccctgGAGGCCATGGAAATGGCTTATGGAAACAACAAG GAGCCGTCTCTCTTTGCTGTAGCCAAGCTGCTGGAGACAGGCCTTGTCAACATGGACCGTATAGAAATCCTGTGGAGACCTTTAACCGGACACTTATTAGAG AAG GTCTGCCAGCACCCTAATTCCAGGATGAGAGAGTGGGGGGCCGAGGCGTTGACGGCGCTCATCAAGGCTGGCCTGGCCTACAAACATGACCCTCCACTGGCTAAGAATCAG CGGCTGCAGCTTCTGTTGCTGAACCCTCTGAAGGAGTTGTCCAACGTGCTGCATGCAGACATCCgacagaaacagctggagaGTGTCCTGCAGATCCTACAGAGTCAGGGAGACAGCCTGGGGCCCGGGTGGCCCCTCGTCTTGGGTGTCATAGGAGCCATTCGCAATGATCAAGG CGAGTCATTGATCCGAACAGCCTTTCAGTGCCTGCAGTTGGTGGTGACAGACTTCCTGCCCACCATGCCTTGCACGTGCCTCCAGATCGTAGTGGATGTAGCCGGCAGCTTTGGCCTGCAGAACCAGGAGCTTAACATCAGCCTCACCTCCATTGGCCTACTG TGGAACATTTCAGACTACTTCTTCCAAAGGGGTGAAGCCATCACACAGGAACTGGAGCGGGAAGAAGAAGCTCTGCAAAAGCAGGCCCAAGAGAAAGGAGAGACACTGAACAGACCATTCCACCCGGCCCCTCCCTTTGATTGCTTGTGGTTGTGCCTTTACGCCAAGCTGGGTGAGCTGTGTGTCGACCCACGGCCCGCTGTGCGTAAAAGCGCTGGGCAGACGTTGTTCTCCACCATCGCTGCCCACGGAACCCTGCTGCAGCAGCCCACATGGCATATTGTGATCTGGAAG GTCCTGTTCCACCTGCTAGACTGCGTGAGGAAGTCCTCCACCACAGCGGACAAGGAGAAGATTGAGTCTGGTGGCGGGAACATCCTCATCCACCACTCGCGCGACACAGCTGAAAAACAGTGGGCAGAGACGTGGGTGCTGACACTAGCCGGGGTGGCACGCATTTTCAACACGAGGCGGTATCTCCTCCAGCAGTTAG GTGATTTCTTCGAGGCCTGGGAGGTGCTGCTGAACCACATTCAGTCAGCTGCTCTCAGCAAAAACAACGAGGTCTCATTGGCTGCCCTCAAGAGCTTTCAAGAGATCCTCCAGATAGTAACACCTGTGAAAGACTCGGACAAAGCAGGTGATGCGTTTGCTGCTATGGGCGTCCCCCCGGTGCTCATTGACCCCCTCTCAGCATCTGGTCCTGGCAGACCCCTGGTGCGTTCAGATTCGCTAGTCGAGAGGCTCACGCGATACAACGGTGCTGAGCTGCAAGCCCCTCCCCCAGGGGAGGAGTCTGCCTTAGAAGATTCGGCTCTGTGGTGGTCGGCGTGGAACACATGGTATCGAACTGGAACAGACAGCACAAGGCCGCCTAGTGGGCCAACAGAGAAGCTCTCCTTCATCCCCAGCCAGCCTTTCCTCACAGCGTTGATCCAGATTTTCCCAGCACTCTACCAGCACATAAAAGCTAACTTCAGTATGGAAGATCTGAAGAAGCTGGGGGTCATCCTCCATGGGGCTGTGTCCGTGCCTATAAGCAGCGATGCCTCCCCCTTCATCCTTCCCTCCTACACTGAGGCGGTGCTCACCAGCCTACAGGAAGCTGTGCTCACCTCTCTGGATGTTTTGCAGAAG GCCATCTGTGTGGGCCCGGAGAACCTGCAGGTCATGTACCCGGCCATCTTTGAACAGCTGCTACTCTTCGTGGAGTTCTCCTGCAAGCCTCCTCAGTACGGCAGAATGGAAACCAAACACGTGGCAAATGCCAAATACAACCAG GCGGAATGGGTTGCCTTAAACTATGTGCCCTTTGCTGAGCGCTCcttggaggtggtggtggaccTGTACCATAAAACAGCGTGCCACAAAGCTGTCATCAATGAGCAAGTCCTGCAGAACATTATCAAG ACTTTAAGAATGCCCTTGGGTTTGAAGTATGCCTGTCCATCAGAGAGCACCTGGAAGCTTGCAGTTTCATCTCTGCTCAAGGTGCTGTCTATAGGACTGCCGGTGGCACGTCAGCATGCTTCATCTGGGAAGTTTGACACTATGTGGCCTGAGCTGGCCAATGCCTTTGAAGACTTTCTTTTTACCAAAAG CACACCTCCAGATAACCTGTCCATCCAGGAATTTCAGAAAAATGAAGCCATTGATGTAGAG GTGGTCCAGCTGATCAGCACAGAGATTTTACCATTTGCCAATTTCATCCCCAAAGACTTTGTTGGCCAGATTATGGCTATGCTCAATAGAGGCTCCATTCACTCACAGTCTCCTTCGTTCACAG AGGCAGAGATCGATGTGCGGATGAGAGAAGAGTTTTCTAAGGTGTGTTTTGAGACGTTGCTGCAGTTTTCCTTTAGCAACAAGGTGTCCACCCCGCAGGAGGGCTACATCTCTCGCATGGCGCTCTCCGTGCTCCTCAAGAGGTCCCAGGATGTTCTCCGACGCTACGTAGAGGATGAGAGGTTGAGTGGACGCTGCCCTCTTCCCAG GCAACAAGTGACAGAGATTATCTTTGTCCTGAAAGCGATCAGCACTTTGATGGACTCACTTAAAAAGACACAGCCAGAAAATG TGGATGGCAACACATGGGCTCAAGTGATTGCCTTGTACCCCACACTGGTAGAGTGCATTACCTGCTCTTCATCGGAGGTGAGCTCAGCCCTGAAGGAGGCCCTGGGGCCCTTTAAAGACTTTATGCAGCCACCTGTCTCCAGAGTCCAGAATGGAGAATCCTGA